One window of the Haemorhous mexicanus isolate bHaeMex1 chromosome 15, bHaeMex1.pri, whole genome shotgun sequence genome contains the following:
- the LOC132334471 gene encoding leukotriene C4 synthase-like produces MRDQIDLLATVTVLGVLEQAYFAMQVIHARRKYKVSPPQTTGHPEFERTFRAQANCSEYFPIFISLLWVAGIFFHQGVTAVCGLLYLYTRLRYFQGYAGAAQGRLGPLYASAWLLWALLGLALAGLLAHFLRPSSSTGMAALVWPLQLHGAW; encoded by the exons ATGAGAGATCAAATagacctgctggccacagtcACAGTTCTGGGGGTCCTGGAGCAAG CCTATTTTGCAATGCAGGTGATCCACGCCCGTCGGAAGTACAAGGTTTCCCCTCCCCAAACAACAGGTCACCCTGAATTTGAGCGGACCTTCAGAGCTCA GGCAAACTGCTCAGAGTACTTCCCAATCTTCATTTCCCTCCTCTGGGTTGCTGGAATCTTCTTCCATCAAG gtgtgactGCAGTGTGTGGGCTGCTGTACCTCTACACCCGCCTCAGGTACTTCCAGGGCTACgctggggctgcacagggacG GTTGGGACCACTGTATGCCagtgcctggctgctctgggcgctgctggggctggcactggctgggctcctggcacactTCCTGAGGCCCAGCTCCTCCACAGGGATGGCAGCACTGGTGTGGCCTCTCCAGCTCCATGGTGCCTGGTGA